Proteins encoded by one window of Antechinus flavipes isolate AdamAnt ecotype Samford, QLD, Australia chromosome 4, AdamAnt_v2, whole genome shotgun sequence:
- the TMEM88 gene encoding transmembrane protein 88 — protein MAEGPRAHHPPPYSGGGEFEPRDPLDCWACAVLVTAQNLLVATFNLLLLGVVLGTILLPALLMLGFGFLCHSKFLHSQALLCTAHFQDPGFTVLLVVGFLLLVPLLILALAGYRRLYCRLRLADCLVPYSRAIYQNGGLSHSATLRAPRASQSLPTATSKVWV, from the exons ATGGCAGAAGGCCCTAGGGCTCATCACCCACCACCTTACAGTGGAGGTGGGGAGTTTGAACCTCGAGACCCACTGGACTGCTGGGCCTGTGCTGTGCTAGTCACAGCCCAGAATCTGCTTGTGGCCACTTTCAACCTCCTGCTGCTGGGCGTGGTGTTAGGGACAATACTGCTGCCTGCCCTCCTCATGCTGGGCTTTGGCTTCCTCTGCCACTCAAAG TTCCTACACTCTCAGGCACTCCTTTGTACTGCCCACTTTCAAGACCCAGGATTCACAGTGCTGCTGGTGGTGGGTTTCCTGCTCCTGGTGCCTTTGCTGATTCTCGCATTAGCTGGTTACCGCAGACTCTACTGCCGTCTCCGTCTTGCTGACTGCCTGGTACCCTATAGCAGAGCCATTTACCAGAATGGGGGCCTCTCCCACTCTGCAACTCTAAGAGCTCCCAGAGCATCACAATCTCTTCCCACTGCTACCAGCAAAGTCTGGGTCTGA
- the NAA38 gene encoding N-alpha-acetyltransferase 38, NatC auxiliary subunit: MAGAGATVLLREENGCCSRRQSSSSAGDSDGEREDSAVAARARRRLEGLLNKNMRIRMTDGRTLVGCFLCTDRDCNVILGSAQEFLKPTDSFSAGEPRVLGLAMVPGHHIVSVEVQRESLTSPYL, encoded by the exons ATGGCAGGAGCTGGGGCGACCGTACTGCTGCGTGAGGAGAACGGCTGCTGCAGCCGACGCCAGAGCAGCTCCAGCGCTGGG GACTCTGACGGAGAGCGTGAAGATTCGGCGGTGGCTGCTCGTGCGCGCAGGCGTTTGGAAGGCCTGCTCAACAAGAACATGCGCATTCGCATGACAGACGGGCGCACCCTGGTGGGCTGCTTCCTGTGCACGGATCGCGACTGCAATGTCATCCTGGGCTCCGCTCAGGAGTTCCTCAAGCCCACGG attccttCTCAGCTGGGGAGCCCCGTGTCCTGGGGTTGGCTATGGTTCCTGGGCACCACATCGTTTCTGTTGAAGTACAAAGGGAGAGCCTGACCTCTCCTTATCTGTGA
- the LOC127560861 gene encoding cytochrome b5 domain-containing protein 1 isoform X1, protein MLDVEDSEIFEKPTRGLVAGPNLRYFRRRYFNKAEVAKHNTADDLWVTYLGSVYNLTSLAQEYKGSVLMKPILEAAGQDISHWFDPSTNDIQTHIDPLTGCLKYYTPRGRFVHIPPQLPRSDWANDFGQPWWRQSKYEVGLLSSKTRLIRIINTLTSQEHTLEVGELESMWEILHRYLPYNAHAASYTWKFNGVNLDMDKTLEQNGIVDEDHDFEQLNMDPELFTPALLLYFNDDLTEL, encoded by the exons ATGCTGGATGTGGAAGATAGTGAAATCTTTGAAAAGCCAACCCGGGGGCTCGTGGCCGGCCCAAATTTGCGGTATTTTCGGCGTCGCTATTTCAATAAGGCCGAAGTGGCCAAGCACAATACGGCCGACGACCTGTGGGTAACCTACCTGGGCTCTGTGTACAACCTTACCTCTCTAGCCCAGGAGTACAAAG GGAGCGTGCTGATGAAACCCATTCTGGAGGCGGCAGGACAGGACATCAGTCACTGGTTTGACCCCAGTACCAACGAT ATCCAAACGCACATAGACCCGCTGACCGGCTGCCTGAAGTATTATACTCCCAGAGGGCGCTTCGTACACATCCCTCCGCAGCTGCCCCGCTCGGATTGGGCCAATGACTTTGGCCAGCCGTGGTGGAGGCAGTCCAAGTATGAGGTGGGACTGCTCTCCAGCAAGACCCGTCTCATTCGAATCATCAATACGCTCACTTCTCAGGAGCACACTCTGGAG GTGGGGGAACTGGAATCCATGTGGGAAATCCTACACCGATATCTTCCCTACAATGCTCATGCTGCCAGCTACACTTGGAAATTTAATGGCGTCAATCTCGACATGGACAAGACTCTGGAGCAAAATGGTATTGTGGATGAGGATCATGACTTCGAACAACTTAACATGGATCCAGAGCTGTTTACACCTGCCTTGTTACTATACTTCAATGATGACCTCACTGAACTATAA
- the LOC127560861 gene encoding cytochrome b5 domain-containing protein 1 isoform X3 yields the protein MLDVEDSEIFEKPTRGLVAGPNLRYFRRRYFNKAEVAKHNTADDLWVTYLGSVYNLTSLAQEYKGSVLMKPILEAAGQDISHWFDPSTNDIQTHIDPLTGCLKYYTPRGRFVHIPPQLPRSDWANDFGQPWWRQSKYEVGLLSSKTRLIRIINTLTSQEHTLEL from the exons ATGCTGGATGTGGAAGATAGTGAAATCTTTGAAAAGCCAACCCGGGGGCTCGTGGCCGGCCCAAATTTGCGGTATTTTCGGCGTCGCTATTTCAATAAGGCCGAAGTGGCCAAGCACAATACGGCCGACGACCTGTGGGTAACCTACCTGGGCTCTGTGTACAACCTTACCTCTCTAGCCCAGGAGTACAAAG GGAGCGTGCTGATGAAACCCATTCTGGAGGCGGCAGGACAGGACATCAGTCACTGGTTTGACCCCAGTACCAACGAT ATCCAAACGCACATAGACCCGCTGACCGGCTGCCTGAAGTATTATACTCCCAGAGGGCGCTTCGTACACATCCCTCCGCAGCTGCCCCGCTCGGATTGGGCCAATGACTTTGGCCAGCCGTGGTGGAGGCAGTCCAAGTATGAGGTGGGACTGCTCTCCAGCAAGACCCGTCTCATTCGAATCATCAATACGCTCACTTCTCAGGAGCACACTCTGGAG CTATAG
- the LOC127560861 gene encoding cytochrome b5 domain-containing protein 1 isoform X2, whose product MLDVEDSEIFEKPTRGLVAGPNLRYFRRRYFNKAEVAKHNTADDLWVTYLGSVYNLTSLAQEYKGSVLMKPILEAAGQDISHWFDPSTNDIQTHIDPLTGCLKYYTPRGRFVHIPPQLPRSDWANDFGQPWWRQSKYEVGLLSSKTRLIRIINTLTSQEHTLEMETLL is encoded by the exons ATGCTGGATGTGGAAGATAGTGAAATCTTTGAAAAGCCAACCCGGGGGCTCGTGGCCGGCCCAAATTTGCGGTATTTTCGGCGTCGCTATTTCAATAAGGCCGAAGTGGCCAAGCACAATACGGCCGACGACCTGTGGGTAACCTACCTGGGCTCTGTGTACAACCTTACCTCTCTAGCCCAGGAGTACAAAG GGAGCGTGCTGATGAAACCCATTCTGGAGGCGGCAGGACAGGACATCAGTCACTGGTTTGACCCCAGTACCAACGAT ATCCAAACGCACATAGACCCGCTGACCGGCTGCCTGAAGTATTATACTCCCAGAGGGCGCTTCGTACACATCCCTCCGCAGCTGCCCCGCTCGGATTGGGCCAATGACTTTGGCCAGCCGTGGTGGAGGCAGTCCAAGTATGAGGTGGGACTGCTCTCCAGCAAGACCCGTCTCATTCGAATCATCAATACGCTCACTTCTCAGGAGCACACTCTGGAG